From Brassica oleracea var. oleracea cultivar TO1000 chromosome C3, BOL, whole genome shotgun sequence, a single genomic window includes:
- the LOC106329525 gene encoding transcription factor MYB108-like isoform X1, with protein MDEKGRSFKKNNMEDEMDLKRGPWTAEEDFKLTDYIATHGEGRWNSLSRCAGLQRTGKSCRLRWLNYLRPDVRRGNITLEEQLLILELHSQWGNRWSKIAQYLPGRTDNEIKNYWRTRVQKHAKQLKCDVNSQQFKDTMKYMWMPRLVERIQSASASAASLISTTGSATTSSCITTSNNEFMTYDYNNNNSIGERLGVMNNNNYITPENSSVAVSPVSDLTDYYNAPKPNPDQNLVGPQMLPDNYIDYSGLLDEDLTATHEQSNLDWFENIDEVVSSSSESLWNIGESDEDFWFCQQQQQFNNNNDF; from the exons ATGGATGAGAAAGGAAGAAGCTTCAAGAAGAACAACATGGAAGACGAAATGGACCTGAAGAGAGGTCCATGGACAGCTGAAGAAGACTTTAAGCTCACCGATTACATTGCTACTCATGGAGAAGGTCGATGGAACTCTCTTTCTCGTTGTGCAG GACTCCAACGAACTGGTAAAAGCTGTAGACTACGGTGGCTAAACTATCTCCGCCCTGACGTTCGCCGTGGAAACATTACCCTCGAAGAACAACTCTTGATCCTCGAACTTCATTCCCAATGGGGCAATCG ATGGTCAAAAATCGCCCAGTATCTACCGGGAAGAACAGACAATGAGATCAAGAACTATTGGAGAACGCGAGTGCAAAAACATGCAAAGCAGCTTAAATGCGATGTCAACAGCCAACAATTTAAAGACACGATGAAGTATATGTGGATGCCTCGGCTTGTCGAGAGGATCCAATCTGCCTCGGCCTCCGCCGCATCATTAATCTCGACCACAGGATCAGCCACCACGTCATCATGCATCACAACTTCTAACAATGAATTCATGACGTATGATTACAACAATAACAACTCCATCGGAGAACGACTTGGTGTAATGAACAACAACAATTATATCACGCCGGAAAACTCCAGCGTGGCAGTGTCTCCGGTGTCAGACTTGACGGATTACTACAACGCTCCAAAACCGAACCCGGATCAGAATTTGGTGGGTCCACAAATGTTACCGGATAATTATATCGATTATTCTGGATTACTAGACGAAGATTTAACAGCTACGCATGAGCAGAGTAACCTCGACTGGTTTGAAAATATTGATGAAGTTGTTTCTTCTTCTTCAGAGAGTTTATGGAACATTGGAGAAAGTGATGAAGACTTCTGGTTTTGTCAGCAGCAACAACAGTTCAACAATAATAACGACTTCTGA
- the LOC106329525 gene encoding transcription factor MYB108-like isoform X2, translated as MDEKGRSFKKNNMEDEMDLKRGPWTAEEDFKLTDYIATHGEGRWNSLSRCAGLQRTGKSCRLRWLNYLRPDVRRGNITLEEQLLILELHSQWGNRWSKIAQYLPGRTDNEIKNYWRTRVQKHAKQLKCDVNSQQFKDTMKYMWMPRLVERIQSASASAASLISTTGSATTSSCITTSNNEFMTYDYNNNNSIGERLGVMNNNNYITPENSSVAVSPVSDLTDYYNAPKPNPDQNLRVYGTLEKVMKTSGFVSSNNSSTIITTSEYRLKQTRVF; from the exons ATGGATGAGAAAGGAAGAAGCTTCAAGAAGAACAACATGGAAGACGAAATGGACCTGAAGAGAGGTCCATGGACAGCTGAAGAAGACTTTAAGCTCACCGATTACATTGCTACTCATGGAGAAGGTCGATGGAACTCTCTTTCTCGTTGTGCAG GACTCCAACGAACTGGTAAAAGCTGTAGACTACGGTGGCTAAACTATCTCCGCCCTGACGTTCGCCGTGGAAACATTACCCTCGAAGAACAACTCTTGATCCTCGAACTTCATTCCCAATGGGGCAATCG ATGGTCAAAAATCGCCCAGTATCTACCGGGAAGAACAGACAATGAGATCAAGAACTATTGGAGAACGCGAGTGCAAAAACATGCAAAGCAGCTTAAATGCGATGTCAACAGCCAACAATTTAAAGACACGATGAAGTATATGTGGATGCCTCGGCTTGTCGAGAGGATCCAATCTGCCTCGGCCTCCGCCGCATCATTAATCTCGACCACAGGATCAGCCACCACGTCATCATGCATCACAACTTCTAACAATGAATTCATGACGTATGATTACAACAATAACAACTCCATCGGAGAACGACTTGGTGTAATGAACAACAACAATTATATCACGCCGGAAAACTCCAGCGTGGCAGTGTCTCCGGTGTCAGACTTGACGGATTACTACAACGCTCCAAAACCGAACCCGGATCAGAATTTG AGAGTTTATGGAACATTGGAGAAAGTGATGAAGACTTCTGGTTTTGTCAGCAGCAACAACAGTTCAACAATAATAACGACTTCTGAATACAGATTAAAACAAACTAGGGTCTTTTAA
- the LOC106335703 gene encoding uncharacterized protein At3g06530-like, with amino-acid sequence MKNSGAPPPRSVIVQQCIRDLNVLKALCDYGSRTKKYQPSKPVVSFSTAVVVEVLGSVAKVDGDIVKQILPFVDSGLQSAVKGCLDQQAGALMVVGMLATRATLNDNLIKRFMRSIIDIAREHAKESSDPHWLRLSFMALINLVQLQSVDLIPKKALDLLKEIRDISGVLLGLSKEFNVKRFLALLLDSLLLYSSSDDQCLETLVSIIDNVPVDKLVDHLISKVFSTCMTQYQKNKSDLTSSTSGSWAKKILAVVSKKYSVELRAAVPKFMEDTKGQSKKEDLKLEILSRMMDGNSDMSLPFVDSKLWFRLHHPKAAVRCVALSSLNSDLKSDRSKAENLVTIQDAIVRQLWDDDLAVVQAALSLDQLPNIVTSSSLLDALLHVVKRCVEILLSGSQNVQLAADVVALSLKIAVSSFCNQADSTEKVASAVFPFLLIQPKSWNLNLHVLTLVKDVSWPLFKNLVADDGMKNLPDIMSGNISSISMDIINILGEALSLEPDERRIELIESACNFKLYEVLESCSNIKLTEQELNKLQKGLLIRESVSALNMNIVDQLAEAFLMHPGDIIQWLNTSCQNAPLSKTLFYLLLMQSLHKMNSSSDPSQILDLVDLCFPVLKTEWEDLDVAVDVSFKELSKSNCRELLYQLCDTSDVTALNSKLLLCLFWKLVESFVKLEPAHVSSVVGKRLCSGLEDLFFFFATTRSQHVFKEHLQYRVREAKVCPVLFLTRLLSREDVPPMVQIESLKCFSYLCSTGNSEWSIQIFSSFPVLLVAMSSDNQDVKVAAMNCLEALFNLWCRVDSSKKNGSAAIYSSSFDELLGMIIQQRRLILSDNKFLSSYLSSLLSSNPNDLLVPVDLQKRFDQSTKESILAFILLSAQELPAYGKLKVLSLLKGLGILLMHDENVKSLAQLLDKRSQYYVQLDKTSPPISETEVDLLCLLLECSMMRSSLFKGQSLDDHILKALKMDYGDSENPAVISPCITILEKLTNQYFTELKTEVQIRFFNKLVSMLRSTNGRIQNAAKEAVLRLKISCSTVVHTLDHITQEDSLAIDSLSKKKKQKKNSQSCLEEDVNGGEILRGEKALSFIASLLDMLLLKKDLIHRESLVGPLFKLLGRCMSNEWVNIASSAEETSVQPPQNVREITQASISSIQQTVLLLLKDIFDSPDMNPLKTDITSEIDVKMLVEFTHSSNDGVTRNYIFSLFTSIVKIVPDRVLDHIISILTLVGESTVTQIDSHSKSIFEEFISSVIPFWLSKTKSEEKLLEIFVKVLPDIVEHRRRSIVAYLVRVIGEQNGLPSLLVLLFQSLISRKDSAWLGKVQTSESFLFDVKREWEYAFAVEICEQYTSSTWLSSLVMLLQTISKDSSSKECFFQMRLVLEFIFQKLQDPEFAFAVSLEPRNNVSVGIQQKLQELMKGCILLLQAVDSTKEKDVTSLVRKEIRMRVHDILMTVTGVMDLSIYFRVVTSLLQQQSDRNGTRKVLGLISARAKDSSSSKLKQKRRLPNQKRGNPWLNLDEAAVEAFGKMCEEIVNVIVETDDESGVPAKRAAISTLEVLASRLPSGHPIFSKCLSSVADGISSKNLGVSSSCLRTTGALINVLGPKALVELPRIMKNLVQQSREVSSASIGNATADEQLVMLSVLVTLEAVIDKLGGFLNPHLGDIIRLMVLHPEYVSDFDKNLKSKANAIRRLLTEKIPVRLTLQPLLRIYDEAVTCGDASLVIAFDMLENLVAKMDRASIVCNHAKIFDQCLVALDIRRQSPATIQNVDDAERSVINATVTLTKKLTESEFKPLSIRSIDWAESDIVDGSGNENKSVDRSISFYGLVNRLCESHMSIFVPYFKFMLDSIVSHLTSAGASVSTRKKKKAKLQESDGAIPPKSWHLRALVLSSLKNCFLHDTGSLKFLDANNFQVLLKPIVSQLVVEPPSDLKEHPRLPSVEEVDELVVLCIGQMGVASGSDLLWKPLNHEVLMQTRSEKLRARMLSLRSVKQLMDNLKEEYLVLLAETIPFLGELLEDVDLPVKSLSQDIIAKLEEMSGEDLAQHL; translated from the exons ATGAAGAACTCAGGTGCTCCACCTCCTAGATCGGTTATTGTTCAGCAGTGTATACGTGATTTGAATGTATTGAAGGCCTTGTGTGACTAT GGATCTCGGACTAAGAAGTATCAGCCTTCAAAACCGGTGGTCAGCTTCTCCACAGCTGTTGTCGTGGAAGTTCTAGGTTCTGTGGCCAAGGTTGATGGAGATATTGTAAAACAGATTTTACCATTTGTTGACTCTGGTCTTCAGTCTGCTGTGAAAGGATGTTTAGATCAGCAG GCTGGTGCGTTAATGGTTGTTGGCATGTTGGCTACCAGAGCCACGCTAAATGATAACCTTATCAAACGATTTATGAGGTCAATCATCGACATTGCTCGTGAACATGCCAAAGAATCCTCTGATCCTCATTGGCTTCGATTGTCATTTATGGCGTTGATTAATTTGGTTCAG TTGCAGTCTGTTGACTTGATCCCAAAGAAAGCTTTGGACCTTTTAAAGGAAATAAG GGATATTTCTGGTGTTCTTCTAGGCTTGTCCAAAGAGTTCAACGTCAAGAGGTTCCTTGCACTGTTACTAGATTCTCTTCTTCTTTACAG TTCGTCTGATGATCAATGTCTGGAAACTCTCGTTTCGATAATTGATAATGTTCCAGTAGACAAGTTGGTTGATCATTTGATCTCCAAGGTTTTCTCTACTTGTATGACACAATACCAGAAGAACAAAAGTGATCTTACATCTTCTACATCTG GGAGCTGGGCCAAGAAAATTCTGGCTGTTGTTAGCAAGAAGTATTCTGTTGAATTACGTGCAGCAGTACCAAAATTTATGGAG GATACTAAAGGTCAGTCGAAGAAAGAAGATTTGAAGCTGGAGATCTTGTCTCGTATGATGGATGGGAATTCAGACATGTCCCTCCCATTCGTGGATTCAAAATTGTGGTTCCGGCTCCACCATCCCAAG GCTGCTGTACGTTGTGTTGCGCTTTCAAGTCTAAACAGTGATCTCAAGAGTGATAGATCTAAGGCAGAG AACCTTGTCACAATTCAGGATGCTATAGTGCGCCAGCTTTGGGATGATGACCTGGCTGTTGTTCAAGCCGCCCTGTCTCTTGATCAGTTGCCGAATATTGTAACCTCTTCTAGTCTTCTGGATGCTTTGCTTCATGTGGTGAAACGGTGTGTTGAGATTCTCCTATCAG GATCACAAAATGTTCAACTCGCAGCAGATGTCGTTGCTCTGTCCCTTAAAATTGCTGTCTCAAGTTTCTGTAATCAAGCAGACTCTACCGAGAAAGTCGCCTCTGCAGTGTTCCCATTTCTCTTAATTCAGCCTAAG AGTTGGAATTTAAACCTACATGTGCTGACATTGGTGAAGGATGTTAGCTGGCCACTTTTCAAGAATCTTGTTGCTGATGACGGAATG AAAAATCTCCCAGATATCATGTCTGGAAATATATCCTCGATAAGCATGGATATCATCAATATTTTGGGGGAAGCACTTTCCTTGGAACCTGATGAGCGTAGGATTGAGCTAATTGAGAGTGCTTGCAACTTTAAGCTTTATGAAGTTTTGGAATCATGCAGCAATATCAAATTGACAGAACAGGAACTCAACAAGTTGCAG AAGGGACTGTTGATCCGTGAAAGTGTGTCCGCATTGAACATGAATATCGTTGACCAGCTGGCGGAAGCATTTCTGATGCACCCTGGTGACATTATTCAGTGGCTTAATACCAGTTGCCAAAATGCACCGTTGTCAAAGACGCTGTTTTACCTTTTGTTGATGCAGTCGTTGCACAAGATGAATTCTTCATCTG ATCCGAGTCAAATATTGGATCTTGTCGACCTTTGCTTTCCTGTTCTGAAGACCGAGTGGGAAGATCTTGATGTTGCAGTTGATGTGTCGTTTAAAGAG CTGTCCAAAAGCAACTGCCGCGAACTCTTATATCAACTTTGTGACACCTCTGATGTTACTGCACTGAATTCAAAGCTTCTACTCTGCTTGTTTTGGAAATTGGTCGAGTCATTCGTTAAACTTGAACCGGCCCATGTCTCTTCG GTTGTTGGCAAAAGGTTGTGTAGCGGACTTGAAGATTTGTTTTTCTTTTTTGCAACAACCCGATCACAGCATGTTTTCAAGGAACACCTCCAGTACCGTGTGAGAGAAGCCAAAGTCTGTCCCGTTTTGTTTCTCACTCGACTCCTATCACGAGAAG ATGTTCCTCCTATGGTCCAAATCGAAAGTCTAAAATGCTTCTCGTATCTTTGCTCCACTGGGAATAGTGAATGGTCGATTCAGATTTTCTCTAGTTTTCCAGTACTTTTGGTTGCCATGTCGAGTGATAATCAG GACGTTAAAGTAGCTGCCATGAATTGCTTAGAGGCGCTCTTCAACCTATGGTGCCGTGTTGACTCTAGCAAGAAAAATG GGAGTGCTGCAATCTATAGTAGTTCCTTTGATGAACTTTTGGGAATGATCATTCAACAAAGGAGGCTTATATTGTCGGACAATAAGTTTCTCTCATCCTACTTGTCATCGTTGCTCAGTTCAAACCCTAATGACTTGCTAGTGCCAGTTGATCTGCAAAAGAG GTTCGATCAATCCACAAAAGAAAGCATTCTTGCGTTCATCTTATTGTCTGCGCAAGAACTTCCTGCTTATGGGAAG CTAAAAGTTCTATCACTGCTAAAAGGTCTGGGCATCTTGCTTATGCATGATGAAAATGTTAAGTCATTAGCACAACTTCTAGATAAACGTAGTCAGTACTATGTTCAACTGGACAAAACTTCCCCGCCAATATCAGAAACTGAGGTCGACTTATTGTGCCTTCTCCTGGAG TGCTCCATGATGCGTTCATCATTGTTTAAAGGGCAGTCTCTTGACGATCACATACTGAAGGCATTGAAA ATGGATTATGGGGATTCAGAAAATCCTGCGGTTATCTCTCCATGTATTACTATTTTGGAGAAGTTAACCAATCAATATTTTACTGAACTGAAGACTGAGGTTCAG ATTCGTTTCTTCAACAAGCTAGTGTCTATGTTACGAAGTACAAATGGCAGGATACAAAATGCTGCTAAAGAAGCTGTCTTACGCCTGAAG ATTTCATGTTCAACGGTGGTCCATACACTCGATCATATCACTCAGGAGGATAGTCTTGCTATTGATTCTTTGAGCAAGAAGAAGAAACAGAAGAAAAATTCACAGTCCTGCCTAGAAGAGGACGTAAATGGTGGGGAAATTCTAAGAGGAGAAAAGGCTCTGTCTTTCATTGCCTCATTACTTGACATGCTGCTTCTAAAGAAAGATCTAATTCACAG GGAGTCTCTTGTAGGGCCTTTGTTTAAGCTCCTAGGACGATGTATGTCTAATGAATGGGTGAATATTGCTTCGTCGGCCGAAGAAACCTCCGTCCAACCTCCTCAGAATGTCCGTGAAATAACTCAGGCATCTATTTCTTCCATCCAACAGACAGTGCTCTTACTCTTGAAAGATATTTTTGATTCTCCAGATATGAATCCTTTGAAG ACTGACATAACAAGTGAAATCGATGTCAAAATGCTGGTTGAGTTTACCCATTCCTCAAATGATGGAGTCACACGGAACTATATCTTCTCCCTCTTCACATCAATAGTTAAAATTGTTCCAGATAGAGTTCTGGACCATATTATCAGCATACTTACGCTTGTTGGCGAATCAACGGTGACACAG ATTGATAGCCATTCGAAGTCGATCTTTGAGGAGTTTATATCATCAGTTATTCCATTTTGGCTGTCTAAGACTAAGAGTGAGGAGAAGTTGCTGGAG ATTTTTGTTAAAGTGTTGCCTGATATTGTTGAGCATAGAAGGCGCTCCATTGTAGCGTACCTGGTGAG AGTTATTGGTGAACAAAATGGCTTGCCTTCTTTACTTGTCCTCTTGTTCCAGTCCCTGATTTCAAGGAAAGACTCAGCTTGGCTTGGTAAAGTCCAGACTTCAGAAAGTTTCTTATTTGATGTTAAGAGGGAATGGGAGTATGCTTTTGCCGTGGAAATATGCGAACAATATACTTCTTCAACATGGCTCTCTTCCCTGGTCATGCTTCTTCAGACTATCAGCAAAGACAGTTCTAGTAAAGAATGTTTTTTTCAGATGCGACTTGTCCTAGAATTTATATTCCAGAAATTGCAAGACCCAGAATTTGCATTTGCAGTGTCACTTGAACCAAGAAATAATGTTTCGGTTGGCATTCAG CAAAAACTACAGGAGCTTATGAAGGGTTGTATACTTCTCCTGCAAGCTGTTGATTCCACAAAGGAGAAAGATGTGACTTCTCTAGTTAGAAAGGAAATCAGAATGCGTGTACATGATATCTTGATGACTGTTACGGGAGTTATGGATCTGTCCATATATTTCAGAGTCGTTACTAGCTTGCTTCAGCAGCAGTCAGATCGTAATGGGACGAGAAAG GTACTTGGGCTTATAAGTGCAAGAGCCAAGGACTCCTCTTCTTCTAAACTGAAACAAAAGAGGAGGCTCCCCAATCAGAAAAGAGGAAATCCTTGGTTGAACCTGGATGAGGCTGCTGTTGAAGCTTTCGGGAAGATGTGCGAGGAAATCGTCAATGTAATTGTTGAGACAGATGACGAGTCTGGTGTTCCAGCTAAGCGAGCTGCCATTTCTACACTGGAAGTTTTGGCTAGCAGGCTTCCCTCTGGTCATCCGATCTTCAGCAAGTGTCTTTCATCTGTTGCAGATGGCATCAGCTCAAAGAATCTGGGAGTTTCTTCAAGCTGTCTTCGTACTACTGGTGCATTGATCAATGTTCTTGGACCAAAGGCGCTCGTTGAACTTCCACGCATAATGAAAAATTTGGTACAACAATCGCGGGAAGTGTCATCCGCATCAATTGGAAACGCCACAGCCGACGAACAGTTGGTGATGCTGTCTGTTCTAGTCACTTTGGAAGCTGTGATTGATAAACTTGGAGGTTTCCTGAATCCTCATCTTGGGGATATCATCAGACTCATGGTTCTGCATCCTGAATATGTCTCTGACTTTGACAAGAACCTCAAGTCCAAAGCCAATGCCATAAGGAGACTCCTTACTGAAAAAATACCA GTTCGCCTCACTCTGCAACCTCTTCTACGAATATACGATGAAGCTGTTACTTGTGGCGATGCAAGTTTGGTGATTGCTTTTGACATGCTAGAAAACCTGGTTGCAAAAATGGATAGAGCATCTATTGTTTGCAACCATGCAAAGATTTTCGACCAATGCTTAGTTGCCCTAGATATCCGACGCCAAAGTCCAGCAACGATTCAGAACGTTGATGATGCGGAGAGAAGTGTAATCAATGCGACGGTTACACTCACAAAGAAGCTAACTGAGTCTGAGTTCAAACCCCTCTCTATCAGAAGTATTGATTGGGCAGAGTCAGATATTGTAGATGGATCTGGGAATGAGAACAAGAGCGTGGACAGATCCATCTCTTTCTATGGTCTAGTGAATAGGCTCTGTGAGAGTCACAT GTCGATCTTTGTACCTTACTTCAAGTTCATGCTTGATAGTATTGTATCGCATCTCACTAGTGCTGGAGCATCAGTATCAACAAGGAAGAAAAAGAAAGCCAAACTTCAAGAATCAGATGGTGCTATACCACCAAAAAGCTGGCATCTTAGGGCGTTGGTGCTTTCTTCTCTAAAGAACTGCTTTTTGCATGATACTGGAAGCTTGAAGTTCCTCGACGCAAATAACTTTCAG GTGCTACTGAAGCCTATAGTATCTCAGCTTGTTGTTGAACCGCCATCTGATTTAAAGGAGCATCCACGTCTACCATCTGTAGAAGAGGTTGATGAGTTGGTGGTTTTATGTATTGGTCAGATGGGTGTGGCATCTGGCTCTGATCTTCTCTGGAAACCGTTGAACCACGAG GTGCTAATGCAAACAAGGAGTGAGAAGTTGCGTGCGAGGATGTTGAGTTTGAGGAGTGTGAAACAGTTGATGGATAATCTGAAAGAAGAGTATCTTGTGTTGCTAGCTGAGACTATTCCTTTCTTAGGTGAACTACTAGAAGACGTTGATCTTCCTGTCAAGTCTTTGTCTCAAGATATCATCGCAAAGCTGGAAGAGATGAGTGGTGAAGATCTGGCGCAACACCTCTGA